A window of Anaerobaca lacustris genomic DNA:
AGCGGGGCAATCTCCAGACCAACCTGGAGTTCCTTTCGCGAACCGGGTTGCTCCGGCCGGGCGACCGGATTCTGGAGATCGGCTGTGGGATCGGCGCCGTGGTCAGCGAACTGGCGCGGCAGGGCTGTCGCGTTACGGGCACCGACATCTCCCGGGTCGCCATTGAATACGGCCAATCCAAGTATCCTGGGCTCGACTTGCAGGTGCAGCCGGCCGAGGAGCTGGCCTTCGCCGACGAGACGTTCGACGTTGTTCTGAGCTTCGATCTGTTCGAGCATATCGCTCGGATCGACCGGCACGTCGGCGAGGTGCATCGGGTGCTCAAGCCCCAGGGCTACTATCTGTTCCAGACGCCCAACAAGCTCAGCAACGCGACATTCGAGACCCTCTCGCACAGGTCGCTCAAGTGGCGGCGGTACCATCCATCGCTGCACACGCCCGGACAGCTCCGCCGACGGCTGGCCCGGCATGGATTCGAGGTGAGCTTCGTGAAGGTCAACTCGATCAACGAATTCACGCGCGCGAAACTCAGGAAGTTCGGGCCCCTTGGCTCCCTGATTGCACGGATCAATTTCGAGAAGCTGCCGCTGAGCCTCCAGACGAACCTCTATGTGATCGCCCGCAAGAAAGACTGAACCAATGCGACAACACGTACAGTCAACGATCCAGAAGCGACCTTGTCATTCCGAGCGCAGTCGAGGAATCTGGCCGCGAATGGGGTACGTGCCCGGTCCCTGGCCAGATCCTTCGACTGCGCTGCACTTCGCTCAGGATGACAAAGAGGCAGTGGCGACGCTTCGACCGGTCCAAACGGCAGGGGGTTGGGGCGGATGAAGCTGCTCATGCTTAATTACGAGTTCCCGCCCATCGGCGGCGGGGGAGGGCAGGCGCATCGCTCGCTTCTGAAGGAGTTCGCGGGCCGTCGCGACCTTATCGTCGATGTGCTGACGTCGGCGCCGAAGCCGGGCTTCTCGACGGAGCCGTTCGCCGACAACATCCGGATTCACAAAGTGGGCATCCGCAAGGGGCATTTGCACTTCTGGCGGCGTTCCGAAGTGCTCGCTTGGCTCCTCAAGGCCCGCTCTCATTACCGCAGGCTCCTCCGTGAAATCGCCTATGATCTGGCCCATGCGTTCTTCGCCTTTCCCACGGGCTGGCTGTGTTACCGCACGGCCGGCCGATTGCCCTATGTCATTTCGCTTCGCGGCTCCGATGTGCCCGGCGGCAACGCCCGTCTGCAATGGGACTACAAGCTGCTCGGACCGCTGGTGTTCAAACCGATCTGGCAACAGGCGTCGGCCTTGGTCGCGTGCAGTGAGGGGCTGCGACAGCGGGCCCTGCGATTCCTGCCGTCGGCACAGATCGACGTGATTCCCAACGGCGTGGACCTGGATCGGTTCGCGCCGGCCGAAGAACTCTCCGGCGGGCCGCGACCTCTGCGGCTGATCACGGTCGGCCGGCTTTCTGCAACGAAACGACTGCCTGTACTGATTGAGATGGTCGAATCACTCCGGAAGGAAGGCGGCGACGTGCAACTGACCATTGTCGGTGGCGGCGCCCTCGAAGGTGAGCTTCGCCGGAGAATTTCGCATGAACGGTTTCGGCAAGTCGTGACCATGACCGGACGGTGTGACGCCGATCAAATGCCCGAAATGTACCGCCGGCACGATGTTTATGTCAGCGCCAGCGCCCAGGAAGGAATGAGCAACGCCATGCTTGAAGCGATGGCCTCGGGACTGCCCATCGTCACCACGCGCTGCGAAGGCGTCGATGAGCTGATCGCCGACAACGGCCTTGTGGTCGATGAGGCGTCGCCCGAGTCCCTGGCACGCGCGATCGCGGCGTTCGTCAGCGACGGACCGACGCTTCGGGCCATGTCGACGGCGGCGCGGAGGCAGGCCGAGCGTTTCGCCTGGCGGTCCGTTGCCGAGCGGTATCTCGAACTGTACGAACGGATCGTGACGCAGAGAGGGGTGAATCGGTGACTCCCAAGCTGTCCGTCATCATCGCTTCATACAACCATCAGGACTACATCGCCCAGACCCTGCGCAGCATCGAAGAGCAGACATTCGGGGATTTCGAGATCATCCTGATCGACGACGGCAGTTCGGACCGCACCGTCGAGGTCGCCCGCGAGACCGAATCGCGCGCCCGGATTCACACCCAGCGGAATCAGGGTGTCGTCGCCGCGCGCAACCGGGGTGTGGAGCTGGCCCAAGGGCAATACCTCTGCTTCATTGACAGCGACGACCTCGTCCTGCCGCAGCGTTTCGAGCGGCAGGTGGCGTTCCTGGACGCCCACCCGGAGGTCGGGCTCGTCTATGCCGAGGCGCTGATTATCGATGCCGAGGGCCACGGGCAGGGCCGCCTGAGCGACGTGTATCCGGTCAAGCCCGGCGACACCGCTGAGATGCTGGCCCTGCACTACTGCTTTATTCCGATGATTACGGCGATGGTCCGGGCCGATGTGCTGAGACAGGCCGGACCGTTTGAGCGACCCGGACCGATCAGCGACTACATCAAGTGGATCGAGGTCGCCCATCTCAGCGGCGCCCACTATGATCCTGAGCCTCTGGGCTGCTGGCGACGACACCCGCGCAGCACGTCGAAACGGGCCAACAAGGTCAAGAGCTACGCCAAGACGCGGGTCGCACTGAAGCGCACCCTGCGTAAGTATCCTGATCTGGCCCGGAAGCTCGGCAAACGCATCGTACGCCGCTATGCACGGTCGTACTTTTTGACCGGTTTCTGGCTGGCCGCCGACGGCGACGTGCCGCGTGCTCGAAAGTACTACGCCAAGGCGATTAAACTCTACCCGGCTTCTGCGGCCAACTGGGGCGGGTATCTCCTGACCTTGGTGCCGGCCCGGCGTTCTATCGTGGCGCTGCATCGCTACGTTCGGACCCGAAAGCTGCCCTGGTGAATGTCCAAAACAACGGAAGGCGCATGACGACGATTCGGACCATTGAGGTTTCTTGCCCGCTGTGTGGCAGCGACGATGCGATGTATCTGTTCGAGGCCGTCGATCGTCTGCACGGGATCGAGGGTCGTTTTCGTTACGTGCGTTGCCGGTCGTGCGAGCTGGTGTATATGAACCCGCAGGTCGCGCCCGAGAGCGTTGGGCAGTTGTACCCGGAGTCGTATGCACCCCACGCCGACAAGTCGCAGACTGCGCGCAAGACGTTGATGGCGGTGCGCGACGGTCTGCACAAGATACCACTGGTGGGCAAAGAACTGAAACGCTGGACCGACGCCCGGGTGATGGCGCCGCTGTTTCGCGGCTTGAGCGCGGGCCGGCGTCTGCTGGACGTCGGCTGCGGCAGCGGGGCGTTCCTGGCTGCGGCACGTGGCGCCACCGGTTGCGAGGTCCACGGTGTCGATATCTCGCCCCACGCGGTCCAGACCGCGCGGACGCGGTATGGGGTCGATGTGTTCGAGGGCCCGATCATGGAAGCGCCGTTTGCAGACGATTCGTTCGACACGATCACGGCGTGGTGGTATCTGGAGCACATCGCCAATCCGAATGAGGCCGTGGCGGCCATGAGCCGGCTGTTGAAGGAAGGGGGCACCAGCGTTCTCGGCGTTCCCAACTTCGACAGCACCTTCGCCCGGCGGTTCCAGGACCGATGGTATCATCTGGACTGTCCCCGCCACTTGTGCATCTGGAGTCCTGCGACGATGCGCCGATTGCTGGAATTACACGGTCTGACCGTGACGCGCATCTTCCACGACCGATCGCCCTGGGGTCTGCTCGGATCGCTGCAATACTGGCGTTACGGCAGCAACGCCGATCCGAAGCACCGCAACCGCATCCGACAGTCGGCGCTGCTCTGGCCCCTGCTGCTGCCTGCGACGATCGTCGTGTCCTTGCTGCGCCGCTCGGATATCATCGTCGTCTACGCACAGAAACGAACGGCCCCCGCCCGCGCGGGCGCACGCTGTGACGGGAGAGATGGACCTTCCATATGAATCAGACAACGTTCTACGACCATTTCCATCAGGACCGGCCCACCGGTGCCGGTGCGTGGGTGGCTTCGCGTTTCTGCCGGCGCATCCTGGAGTTTGCCAATCTGAAAGCGGGGGACAAGGTCCTTGAGATCGGGCCGGGACGAGGGGCGTTCGCCGACCTTTGCCTGGAGCGCTCGATTTCGTATACAGCGATCGAGCCGAACCCTCATCTGGCCGAGGCGCTGGAGAAGCGGGGGGCTCGCGTGGTGCGTGCCCTCGTTCCGCCGTTGCCCGAGATGGACGAGAGATTCGACTGTGCGGTCATGATCAATGTTCTGGAGCACATGAGCGACGTGAAGGAGGCCCTGGCGATTGCCGAGCAGGTACGGGAATGCCTTGCGCCGAACGGCCGGTTCGTGGTCTGCTCGCCCGATTATCTCAATCTGCGATGGCACTTCTTCAACAGCGATTTCTCGCACGGTTACGTCACCACCCAGCGTCGCCTGTCGCAGTTGCTGATCAGTGCCGGCTACAATACCTGCCGGAGCACGTATCTGTCGGGCCCGCTGGCGGGACTGGGCGGGCTGCTGACGTCGGCGGTCGCGGGCCGGCTGCCGTTCGGGACGCTCCATGCGTGGTTCCCCAAGAGCCGACTGCTCATGAAGCTCTACAAGATCCAACTGACCTTCTCGCGCAAGGTCCTGATAGCTGGAGCGAGCGAATCGTGACGCTCAGGGCGATTCAACCACGACGAGCCGGTGAAAGCCTATGACCGAGCGGACCAAGGCCATTGCGAAGCTTCTTCTGCGACTGACGATTACCGTCGGGTTGCTCTGCTACGTGTTCCGGCAGGTGGACATGCAGCACTTCTGGCAGGTGGCGCGGACTGCCCGATGGACCTACCTGCTTGGTGTGTGGTTCTTCGCCGCGGTGTTCTACGGCGTCCAGTCGGTTGCGCTCCGGCTGATCCTGCGCCGGCAGGGCTGTGACGTCCCGCTTGCCGTTCTCTTCGGCGCCAGTTCGGTGACGGCCCTCTATAGCCTCATCCTGCCCGGCATCCTGAGTACGGGTGTCAAGTGGTATATCCTCAAGAAGCACACCGGCAAGGGCACCCACGTCCTAAGCAGCATGCTGTACAACCAGGTCATGCTGTTGGTTGCGATGATGGTGGTGGGCCTGGCGACTCTGATCGTGACGAACCCGAGCCGCGTGCTTTTTCCGCAAGCACGACACGATTGGGTCTTGCCAGTGGTGTGCGCCGCGCTTCTCGTCGCCGTTGTGCTGCTGTGCATTCTGCTTCTGAACGGTCGTACCGGACAGGTGGTGACGCGCTTGCTGGCCTTCCCATTGCGGCTTCTGCCCCGGCGCATCCAGAAACGAGGAAATGACATCCTCTCGCAACTGGCGGTCTTCCAGAACGCCGGACTGCGGTTCCATCTGACCGTTGCCGCTGTGAACGCCTTGGATGGGCTCCTCGTCGGCTTGGCGATCTACTTCTGTGCAGCCCGTGCCGCCCATGTGACTGTCGGACTGAGCGTCCTGATCTGGTTGTGGGCGGCGGTGTTCGTTCTCAGCAAGGTGCCCATCACCGTGGGCAATCTCGGGGTGCGCGAGGTGACGGTCGTCGGTCTGCTAACGGCCTATGGCGTCGCACAGCCCCACGCCTTGCTGATGTCGATGATCCTGTTCAGTTCCCAACTCTTTCTGGCGGCCCTCGGCTTGGGCTACCAGCTTGTCTGGGCGACCCAGTCGAAGGAGCCGCCTGAGTCCGCCTGAGACCCGTGTGTTCCTCGACTCCAATGATGGGTGGTTCCGGTTGACAGCCAGCCGTGGCTCGGATACCCTCTCTGCCGCGCATTGTCCCGTTGAGGACAACCGGGCACGGCCTGGGCCGACCGAGAAGCCGCAGGAACGCCTCAAGGAGAATATGCACGATCCGACCCATCTGAAACTTGGCAGCCTGACGCTGGATGTTCCGTTCTTCCAGGCGTCCCTGAGCGGTTACAGCGATTATACGATGCGCTTGTTTGCCCGCCGCTTCGGTTGTCCTTTTGCGCTGGCCGATGTGATGCTGGCCAAGAGCATGGCCGAGCCGCGTGTCCTGCGCAAGGCCTGTTTCCGGCCGGGTATCGACGAGCACCCGGTGGGCGCTCAGATCATGGGCGAAACCCCGTCGGTCATGGCCAAGGCCGCCCGCGACCTGGTGGCGGTCGGATACGATGTGATCGACCTGAACTTTGCCTGTCCGGTGCCCAAGGTCCTGCGACGCGGACGCGGCGGGGCTCTGCTGGCCCATCCCAACACGGTCATCGATATCGTCAAGGCGGTCCGCGAGTCCGTCGCCTGTCCGCTGCTGATCAAGCTTCGCATCGGCACCGATCACCAGCCTGTGTCCCAGGACAACTTCTGGGAGATCGTGACGCGGTCGATCGAAGAAGGGATCGATGCCTTGGTCATCCACGGACGCACTGTCTTGCAGCGCTACCGAGGTAAGGCGGACTGGGATGCCCTGGCCAGGGTCAAGGCCCGATTTCCGTCGGCCACCATCATCGGCAGCGGCGATATCTTCGATCCGCTTGCGACGGTCGAACTGATGAAACGAACAGGTCTTGATGGCTTTGTCGTTGCCCGTGGTGCGATCGGCAATCCGTGGATCTTCCGCGACCTGCGCTGCGTGTGGGAGAACCGCCCGGTTCCGCCCCCGCCGGACCTGGCCGAGCAGCGAGAGATCATGCTCGAGCACTTCCATCGCGTGCTGAACGGCTATCCGGAGAAGCGAGCGATCGGCTACTTCCGCAAGTTCGTGGTTCGTTACGCCCGGCTTCACCCCAATCGCAAGCAGGTGACGATCACCCTGATGAAGGCAGAGACACGGGCCGCCGTCGAGGCCGGGATCGACGGCCTGTACGGCGGCAACGAAGCCCGGTGATGCCTGCCGGCAACTCGGATCAGAGGGGTTTGGCGTAGAACAGTGAGCCGCCGGCGCTCTCATGGTATCGGGCCTGTGCGAATCCGGCGGCCTCGTACAGACGTCTGGCGCGATGGTTGTTCTCCAGCACCTCCAGCGTGAGCTTGCAGCAATCCAACTGTGCGGCCTTTTCTGCCACGGCCTCCAGCAGTCGTCGCCCGATCCCCCCTCCACGACAGTCCGGCAGCACCGCCAGGTCGTGAATGTTGAGCAGGGGCCGGGCGTGAAACGTGGAAAACCCGCGGAAACAGACGGCGATCCCAACTGCTCTGCCGTCCTGCCAGGCGAGGAGGATGAGCGTGGTGGGGTGCCGCCGCAACCCGTCGATCAGGTTGGCTCGCACCTGCGGCGGAAGCGGCCGGCCATTACCCATCGGGTCGACGGCGTATGCATCGATCAACTCGACCACCGCCTGCTGATGCAAAACGCAGCCCAGGTCCGCCTCGACGATCTCAACATTCGACATGTGCCGCTCTTCCATCCAACTCCTCGTGGCCATGCGACTCAGGACGCTTTGAACAAGGCAGCGACTATACTCGGCTCGTAGCGTATGGGCAAGCGACAGATCCCGTCTTGCCTCGCGGGCGCGCGGACGTACGGAGTGGATTTCTCGGTTGCATTACACGGTCGCTCTGGCTAATATCGTCGCTTCCTTTTGAACGGCAGGCACGATCGGGAGGCAGGTTTATGTCAGACAATGTGGTACAGGCTGTACAGGCCCTGAAACGCGGCACCGTGGAGGTTTACACGGAGACCGACCTGGCCCAGCGGCTGGTGGACGCCGCCAAGACGGGCCGGCCGATGCGGATCAAGCTGGGTCTGGACCCGACCAGCCCGGATATCCATCTGGGCCACACGGTGGTGCTCCGCAAGATGCGCCAGTTTCAGGACTTGGGGCACAAGGCCGTCCTGATCATCGGCGACTACACCGCCCGCGTGGGCGACCCGACGGGCCAGAACGCGACGCGGCCCATGCTCTCGCCCGAGCAGATCGAGCGAAACGCCCGCACCTATTTCAATCAGGCCGGACATATCCTCAACACCTCGCCCGACAAGCTCGAGGTCCGCTATAACAGCGAGTGGCTCGCCAAGATCAACCTGGCCGACCTGATCAAGCTGGCCAGCAGCATGACGGTGGCCCGCATGCTCGAACGCGACACGTTCGAACTGCGCTACAAGGCCGGCGACCCCATCGGCATTCACGAGTTTCTTTATCCGCTCATGCAAGGCTATGACTCCGTGATGATTCGCAGCGACGTCGAGCTGGGCGGCACCGATCAGACCTTCAACAACCTCGTCGGCCGCGACCTCCAGCGGATGCACGACCAGCCGCCGCAGATCGTCATCACCATGCCCATCCTCGTCGGCCTCGACGGCAAGGAGAAGATGAGCAAGTCCAAGGGCAACTACGTCGGCGTCACCGATGCGCCGAACGACATGTTCGGCAAGATCATGAGCATCAGCGACGAGATGATGGCCAACTACTACACGCTGTTGACCGATCTGCCTGCCGAGCAGATTGCGACGCTGACCGACCCGAGCCGGAGCCATCCCAAGGAGGCCAAGGTTACGCTGGGCAAGACGGTTGTGACGCAGTTCTACGGGCCTGAGCTGGCCGAGATGGCGGCCGCCGAGTTCGACAAGGTCTTCGCGCAGGGCCAGTTGCCCGATGAAATCGCGGAGTTCTCGCTGCCGGGCGAACCGATCTCGATCAAGCAACTTCTGACGGCCTGCAAGCTGGTCGATTCCGGCGGCGAGGCCAAACGCATGGTCACGCA
This region includes:
- a CDS encoding class I SAM-dependent methyltransferase produces the protein MREPLDEQLIDQQELYDSTWTGGLERGKEQRGNLQTNLEFLSRTGLLRPGDRILEIGCGIGAVVSELARQGCRVTGTDISRVAIEYGQSKYPGLDLQVQPAEELAFADETFDVVLSFDLFEHIARIDRHVGEVHRVLKPQGYYLFQTPNKLSNATFETLSHRSLKWRRYHPSLHTPGQLRRRLARHGFEVSFVKVNSINEFTRAKLRKFGPLGSLIARINFEKLPLSLQTNLYVIARKKD
- a CDS encoding class I SAM-dependent methyltransferase, coding for MNQTTFYDHFHQDRPTGAGAWVASRFCRRILEFANLKAGDKVLEIGPGRGAFADLCLERSISYTAIEPNPHLAEALEKRGARVVRALVPPLPEMDERFDCAVMINVLEHMSDVKEALAIAEQVRECLAPNGRFVVCSPDYLNLRWHFFNSDFSHGYVTTQRRLSQLLISAGYNTCRSTYLSGPLAGLGGLLTSAVAGRLPFGTLHAWFPKSRLLMKLYKIQLTFSRKVLIAGASES
- a CDS encoding GNAT family N-acetyltransferase; the encoded protein is MSNVEIVEADLGCVLHQQAVVELIDAYAVDPMGNGRPLPPQVRANLIDGLRRHPTTLILLAWQDGRAVGIAVCFRGFSTFHARPLLNIHDLAVLPDCRGGGIGRRLLEAVAEKAAQLDCCKLTLEVLENNHRARRLYEAAGFAQARYHESAGGSLFYAKPL
- the tyrS gene encoding tyrosine--tRNA ligase, whose translation is MSDNVVQAVQALKRGTVEVYTETDLAQRLVDAAKTGRPMRIKLGLDPTSPDIHLGHTVVLRKMRQFQDLGHKAVLIIGDYTARVGDPTGQNATRPMLSPEQIERNARTYFNQAGHILNTSPDKLEVRYNSEWLAKINLADLIKLASSMTVARMLERDTFELRYKAGDPIGIHEFLYPLMQGYDSVMIRSDVELGGTDQTFNNLVGRDLQRMHDQPPQIVITMPILVGLDGKEKMSKSKGNYVGVTDAPNDMFGKIMSISDEMMANYYTLLTDLPAEQIATLTDPSRSHPKEAKVTLGKTVVTQFYGPELAEMAAAEFDKVFAQGQLPDEIAEFSLPGEPISIKQLLTACKLVDSGGEAKRMVTQGGVSIDGQKVTDPNATTTPTDGMVVQVGRRRFARIRV
- a CDS encoding glycosyltransferase family 4 protein — its product is MKLLMLNYEFPPIGGGGGQAHRSLLKEFAGRRDLIVDVLTSAPKPGFSTEPFADNIRIHKVGIRKGHLHFWRRSEVLAWLLKARSHYRRLLREIAYDLAHAFFAFPTGWLCYRTAGRLPYVISLRGSDVPGGNARLQWDYKLLGPLVFKPIWQQASALVACSEGLRQRALRFLPSAQIDVIPNGVDLDRFAPAEELSGGPRPLRLITVGRLSATKRLPVLIEMVESLRKEGGDVQLTIVGGGALEGELRRRISHERFRQVVTMTGRCDADQMPEMYRRHDVYVSASAQEGMSNAMLEAMASGLPIVTTRCEGVDELIADNGLVVDEASPESLARAIAAFVSDGPTLRAMSTAARRQAERFAWRSVAERYLELYERIVTQRGVNR
- a CDS encoding lysylphosphatidylglycerol synthase transmembrane domain-containing protein: MTERTKAIAKLLLRLTITVGLLCYVFRQVDMQHFWQVARTARWTYLLGVWFFAAVFYGVQSVALRLILRRQGCDVPLAVLFGASSVTALYSLILPGILSTGVKWYILKKHTGKGTHVLSSMLYNQVMLLVAMMVVGLATLIVTNPSRVLFPQARHDWVLPVVCAALLVAVVLLCILLLNGRTGQVVTRLLAFPLRLLPRRIQKRGNDILSQLAVFQNAGLRFHLTVAAVNALDGLLVGLAIYFCAARAAHVTVGLSVLIWLWAAVFVLSKVPITVGNLGVREVTVVGLLTAYGVAQPHALLMSMILFSSQLFLAALGLGYQLVWATQSKEPPESA
- a CDS encoding glycosyltransferase, whose product is MTPKLSVIIASYNHQDYIAQTLRSIEEQTFGDFEIILIDDGSSDRTVEVARETESRARIHTQRNQGVVAARNRGVELAQGQYLCFIDSDDLVLPQRFERQVAFLDAHPEVGLVYAEALIIDAEGHGQGRLSDVYPVKPGDTAEMLALHYCFIPMITAMVRADVLRQAGPFERPGPISDYIKWIEVAHLSGAHYDPEPLGCWRRHPRSTSKRANKVKSYAKTRVALKRTLRKYPDLARKLGKRIVRRYARSYFLTGFWLAADGDVPRARKYYAKAIKLYPASAANWGGYLLTLVPARRSIVALHRYVRTRKLPW
- a CDS encoding class I SAM-dependent methyltransferase, coding for MTTIRTIEVSCPLCGSDDAMYLFEAVDRLHGIEGRFRYVRCRSCELVYMNPQVAPESVGQLYPESYAPHADKSQTARKTLMAVRDGLHKIPLVGKELKRWTDARVMAPLFRGLSAGRRLLDVGCGSGAFLAAARGATGCEVHGVDISPHAVQTARTRYGVDVFEGPIMEAPFADDSFDTITAWWYLEHIANPNEAVAAMSRLLKEGGTSVLGVPNFDSTFARRFQDRWYHLDCPRHLCIWSPATMRRLLELHGLTVTRIFHDRSPWGLLGSLQYWRYGSNADPKHRNRIRQSALLWPLLLPATIVVSLLRRSDIIVVYAQKRTAPARAGARCDGRDGPSI
- a CDS encoding tRNA dihydrouridine synthase produces the protein MHDPTHLKLGSLTLDVPFFQASLSGYSDYTMRLFARRFGCPFALADVMLAKSMAEPRVLRKACFRPGIDEHPVGAQIMGETPSVMAKAARDLVAVGYDVIDLNFACPVPKVLRRGRGGALLAHPNTVIDIVKAVRESVACPLLIKLRIGTDHQPVSQDNFWEIVTRSIEEGIDALVIHGRTVLQRYRGKADWDALARVKARFPSATIIGSGDIFDPLATVELMKRTGLDGFVVARGAIGNPWIFRDLRCVWENRPVPPPPDLAEQREIMLEHFHRVLNGYPEKRAIGYFRKFVVRYARLHPNRKQVTITLMKAETRAAVEAGIDGLYGGNEAR